One Chloroflexota bacterium genomic region harbors:
- a CDS encoding sigma-70 family RNA polymerase sigma factor, whose product MDTDLVIRAQGGDQEAFADLAATISDRFLATSHRILSDVDLAEDATQQALLSIWQDLPQLRDPARFEAWSYRLLVRACYAEGRRTRRWAPNIRLLTVDEPMAADGFRSVVDRDQLERGFRRLSLKHRSVVVLHHYLDLPLDQVADVLGVPVGTVSSRLHYAMRAMRTALDADARPTSREAAQ is encoded by the coding sequence ATGGATACCGATCTCGTGATACGGGCGCAGGGTGGAGACCAGGAGGCATTCGCCGATCTGGCCGCCACGATTTCAGATCGGTTCCTGGCGACGTCGCACAGGATCCTGAGCGACGTCGACCTGGCCGAGGACGCGACGCAGCAGGCGCTGCTGAGCATCTGGCAGGACCTTCCCCAGCTCCGCGACCCGGCCCGCTTCGAGGCCTGGTCGTATCGGCTTCTCGTGCGCGCCTGCTACGCCGAGGGCCGCCGAACCCGCCGTTGGGCGCCGAACATCCGCCTCCTTACGGTTGACGAACCGATGGCGGCGGACGGCTTCAGATCGGTCGTCGATCGCGACCAGCTGGAGCGCGGCTTCCGGCGTCTCTCCCTGAAACATCGATCGGTGGTGGTCTTGCACCACTACCTGGACCTGCCGCTCGACCAGGTCGCCGACGTGCTCGGCGTCCCCGTCGGGACGGTTTCCTCTCGATTGCATTACGCGATGCGTGCGATGCGCACGGCGCTTGACGCCGACGCTCGCCCAACGTCACGGGAGGCCGCTCAATGA
- a CDS encoding RNA polymerase sigma factor, producing MERRLVEQAMHGDEEAFDTLIDRIGDRLHSVACRILRDTTLAQDATQEALLDAWRNLPRLRDPDRFEAWTYRLIVNACFVEARRERRHRGNLRLLLHDQPMVSDVASQIATQDQLNHAFRRLSVEHRTVVVLVHYLGQTPAEAAETMGTPVGTARSRLHYALQHLREALEADARAPARRGPA from the coding sequence ATGGAGCGGAGGCTCGTCGAGCAGGCGATGCACGGCGACGAAGAGGCGTTCGACACGTTGATCGACCGCATCGGGGACCGTCTGCACTCCGTGGCATGCAGGATCCTGCGTGACACGACCCTGGCGCAGGACGCGACGCAGGAGGCATTGCTCGATGCGTGGCGCAACCTGCCACGATTGAGGGATCCCGACCGCTTCGAGGCCTGGACCTACCGGCTCATCGTGAACGCGTGCTTCGTCGAAGCGCGCCGCGAACGACGTCATCGCGGCAACCTCCGACTGCTGCTCCACGACCAGCCGATGGTGTCCGACGTCGCCTCACAGATCGCCACCCAGGACCAGCTCAACCATGCGTTCCGGCGGCTCAGCGTTGAGCACCGGACGGTGGTCGTCCTGGTGCACTACCTGGGCCAGACACCCGCGGAAGCGGCCGAGACGATGGGGACGCCCGTCGGAACGGCGCGCTCCCGCCTCCACTACGCACTCCAGCACCTGCGCGAGGCCCTCGAGGCCGATGCGCGGGCTCCAGCCAGGCGAGGGCCGGCATGA